A genome region from Microplitis demolitor isolate Queensland-Clemson2020A chromosome 1, iyMicDemo2.1a, whole genome shotgun sequence includes the following:
- the LOC103569076 gene encoding uncharacterized protein LOC103569076 — MGYNDLFEIIGNLDLITGNLTTTAMQTIVLVRMLYIKFSKNIFEIIMAVKVGILEKNGYSQLEKEIFLGYYSLARKYHRVTIVFSFVAGFSWCLLPLQNYVISLLLNRPAILIAPYRVKIFFLNATSFKSIVVIYILETPLPLPPICYVAIVNLQVVLVIYICAHMAILSQRICNFRLDNKSSYRKFCEIINIHLKIIKLAKKIENTWTPVYLFEMLVLTPIVALVMYYGLLAFDAGEKVAFISLCTYVCAAMSCLFANCLMGEMLKTECDRLLDAYYHCNWYDMPISDRRVVLTCMTYTKNPFTITAGKVYTFSFNAFAGSLKKYILPLQRCFVAWLSHKPLVLVVPYKVKVFFFNVSSFERTFLLYVSQFPTSLMQPTYVATINMQLVIVTNLCAQIAILSNEVRNLDLERNSSSFNLILRDIVLRHVELYKLARKIENTWAPIYCLELAVLTFLISLVIYNAMILLNSGQKVTAIPYCTYIIVTLGSLFGHCLMGESLKNQCDLLSEAYYHCNWTDMSMNNKRKLMICMTYTNITMPITAGKFVVYSYNAYTGKQFKEAKLLFGKIAWMIQILNAWPIDRTTRGLLLFIFYLIYENIYLSMAYNDFFSIFGDLQLMTANLLGTLVQTVMMTRLTFVRFSKSLKNIIIEVLDNFCDKNYEDPNEKRIYVQYSSMAVKFYKVTMMFGAGSAFGFGLLPLQKCFISWLLHKPVVLELPFKIKVFYHSNLSADQTLLLYMYELPLPINACCFIASINLQFMIIMNICARTAILRNLIKHTNVKERTSNQKLFFKQITLKHLVLLKLIDAFEQTWTPIFCFETIILVPLTSLVMFSVLAIDGIDTIAILTLITYVASMLSCLFANCWMGQLLLDEVCNPIKNFYLHL; from the exons ATGGGATACAATgatttgtttgaaattattgGAAATCTTGATCTCATTACAGGAAATCTTACGACAACGGCCATGCAAACAATCGTGTTAGTGCGCATgctttatattaaattttctaaaaatattttcgagatAATTATGGCCGTAAAAGTTGGAATTCTCGAAAAAAATGGATACAGTCAgttagaaaaagaaatttttttgggttATTACTCATTAGCCAGAAAATATCATAGAGTTACTATTGTTTTCTCTTTCGTGGCGGGTTTCAGTTGGTGTTTGTTACCTCTGCAAAATTACGTTATTTCTT TATTATTGAATAGGCCAGCTATTTTAATAGCGCCTTAtagggtaaaaatattttttttgaatgccacatcattcaaaagtattgttgTCATATACATTCTAGAAACGCCACTGCCATTACCTCCGATTTGTTATGTCGCCATAGTTAATTTGCAAGTTGtacttgttatttatatttgcgCTCACATGGCGATACTTTCACAGAGAATATGTAATTTTCGTCTTGACAATAAATCATCTTATCgtaaattttgtgaaattattaatatacatttgaaaataatcaa actagcaaaaaaaattgagaacaCTTGGACGCCAGTTTATCTTTTTGAAATGTTAGTTTTGACTCCCATCGTAGCCTTAGTTATGTACTACGGACTTTTG GCTTTTGATGCCGGTGAAAAAGTTGCATTCATATCTCTCTGTACGTATGTCTGTGCGGCAATGTCATGTTTGTTTGCAAATTGTTTAATGGgtgaaatgttaaaaactgAA tgTGATCGCCTTTTGGACGCATATTATCACTGTAACTGGTATGACATGCCAATTAGTGATAGGAGAGTTGTGTTAACTTGTATGACTTACACAAAAAATCCTTTTACAATCACGGCTGGAAAAGTTTacactttttcatttaatgcGTTTGCAGgt agcttaaaaaagtatattttgcCTCTCCAAAGGTGTTTTGTTGCTT GGCTGTCACATAAACCATTAGTTCTAGTAGTGCCTTACAAAGTCAAAGTATTTTTCTTCAACGTTTCATCATTCGAACGTACGTTTTTATTGTATGTTAGTCAGTTTCCAACGTCACTCATGCAGCCAACTTACGTCGCCACAATTAACATGCAACTTGTGATTGTCACAAATCTCTGCGCTCAAATAGCAATTCTTTCGAACGAAGTTCGAAATTTAGATTTGGAAAGGAATTCCtcatcttttaatttaattctgaGAGATATTGTACTCCGACATGTTGAATTATACAA gttagcaagaaaaattgaaaatacttgGGCGCCTATTTACTGTCTCGAGCTTGCTGTTTTAACTTTTCTTATTTCATTAGTTATCTATAATGCGATGATc cttcTAAATAGCGGTCAAAAGGTAACAGCCATTCCTTATTGCACTTACATCATTGTAACACTAGGAAGTCTCTTTGGACATTGTCTGATGGGGGAGTCATTGAAGAACCAA TGCGATCTTCTTTCGGAAGCTTATTATCACTGTAACTGGACTGATATGTCGATGAATAACAAAAGAAAGTTGATGATTTGCATGACTTACACCAATATCACTATGCCTATCACCGCTGGAAAATTTGTCGTTTATTCATACAATGCATATACAGGT aaacaaTTTAAAGAAGCCAAATTATTATTCGGCAAAATCGCTTGGAtgatacaaattttgaatgctTGGCCAATTGATCGTACTACGAGAGGATTactactttttatattttacttgatctatgaaaatatttatctttctatGGCgtacaatgattttttttcaattttcggtGATCTCCAGCTTATGACTGCAAATCTCTTAGGAACTTTAGTACAGACGGTGATGATGACACGATTGACGTTTGTCAGATTTTCAAAAAGCTTAAAGAACATTATTATCGAAgtattagataatttttgtgataaaaattatgaagatCCGAATGAAAAGAGAATCTACGTTCAATACAGTTCAATGGCAGTAAAATTCTATAAAGTTACAATGATGTTTGGTGCTGGGTCTGCATTCGGCTTCGGCCTGTTGCCTTTACAGAAATGTTTCATTTctt ggTTACTGCATAAACCTGTCGTGCTAGAGCTTCCcttcaaaataaaagtattctaTCATAGTAATTTATCTGCTGATCAAACTCTTCTATTGTATATGTACGAACTACCGTTACCAATAAATGCATGTTGTTTTATTGCGTCGATAAATCTGCAATTCATGATCATAATGAATATATGTGCGCGTACTGctattttgagaaatttaataaagcaTACGAATGTCAAGGAAAGAACCAGTAATCAAAAGCTATTTTTCAAGCAAATAACTCTTAAACACTTAGTTTTACTCAA atTAATAGATGCGTTCGAGCAAACATGGACaccaatattttgttttgagaCAATTATTCTTGTTCCGCTTACGTCATTAGTAATGTTTTCAGTtttg GCAATAGATGGTATTGACACGATAGCAATTTTGACACTAATAACTTACGTGGCCTCAATGTTGTCATGCTTATTCGCAAACTGTTGGATGGGTCAGCTTTTGTTAGATGAAGTATGCAaccctataaaaaatttctatctaCATTTATAA